In Gossypium hirsutum isolate 1008001.06 chromosome A10, Gossypium_hirsutum_v2.1, whole genome shotgun sequence, the DNA window gttgtaaaatagatgataagtgtgtgaaatagtgggaattttgagttgctataagagtaaaaacgGCTCAACTaacgataaaaattgatttttgaaccTATGGGTAAAATggtattttgtcaaaatttaagggcaaaatggtcatttcacTGAAGAAGTGAAATTTGTTTGCATAATTTTATTTAGTGTCTAAATAAGtgcaattttctattttagatcaagaaataccgaatccaaatctagactgggggaaagccaagcaaatcgactaaatcgactagtcgccacattttgtaatccgaggtaagttgcatataaatagtacaactacattaataatatatgtatttgaagtgtattgaaattattatagcataaattgcttgattttggaaatgggaaaatgtgatgagaatagagatagtagaattcccgattgaaccttaggaaataaatcgataTTCATGCCATGGCGTTTGGGTCACTtgttgtgagctagtgtaagatatgtctgggatatgcatcggccatattatgagaatcagtataagaccatgtttaggacatggcatcggcattgagacgagtgctagtgtaagacatgtctgggacatgcgtcggcctcgagacataagccactgtaagacatgtctaggacatgtacCGGCTACGAGATGtttcagtgtaagaccatgtctgggacatggcatcggcatagaTATGCTAgaatttgtgtaagaccatgttttggACATGGCATCGCACTTTACCCCGTGTTTGAGGCTTATGGAATATCTGATAGTGTtacaaatggttcaacggtgaaagttatgatttctagttaatgaggaaagtataaccctgttgtgagtgatacaggtgaACCCAATATGTACTATATGATGTGTATtggatattgatgagtaagttttgcttatgtcCACTTGTAAGTTATGatcttgttgatgaatggtaaagttgtgttgtatatttatttatgtgcaacttactaagctttatgcttactctctcttttttttcttttttttttcttacagtgccgcctatctagctcaaggaccaaaggaagtcagagatatcgatcacactatcaatcgaagtattcggtatagtttgatttatatttttgaatatggcatgtataaggaactaacttgtgttttgtgttattattaatttggccaaatatgttTGCTTAGgataaatccctcattttgtattaaactTTGAATGAtagctaatattcattttgatttatatgcaaagatgttattttcatggatgagtaaaatgcacaaatggaatgttgtctattgtggttgatttggttgcatgagatagcCTTACATTGATTTTGGTTACCATTGTACAGGttgtgtaaataagggtggctaagaggcttggtaaatagccttttattgtccacacgggtagacacacgggcgtgtatctaggccgtgtgtgacacatggtctgccttATGGGCATgtagtccggccgtgtgtcccctgcacgtaaaaatttcaagtcagtatacatgatagtaaacacacgagcaaagacacgaccatgtgtctcagccgtatgatggacatagcctagcacacaggcgtgtgccttggtcgtgtgacattttggggatgctgacatcagaaacagaatgtctatgtttttgcacacgggctaggacacgggcgtgtcacggCTATGTGAAGTACACGGGCCAGGGACAAGGGTGTGTGCCaagtcgtgtgaaaacccctgtaggtgagcatttagaattaattccacacgggtgaaggacacgggcgtgtccctgtattggttaggtcgtgtgaaccacacgggctattaacacgaccatgttgaaatggacacacggccgtgttgcccTTCTACATGGGCTTATGCCctgttttaaagttaaattttctatagatggtttaaggacccaggctgatcccgaatagttttcaatggttgatttggggctcgtaagcccataataagaagtttaaagtagaaattaaaaaagttctaaaatgggaccaagtcttggtgacttggggaATGTTTGTGTAtatgagatcgagttaggtaatgcctcgtatgcCGTTCcggcgtgggttacgggtatggggtgttacagtgtcgTCCCCAGCCGAGCGACTTTGAGACTCAGTCTCAATAGCAGGCGAAACTGGTGCCTCACTCGTATCTAAGTTCGACATACTGCCTAGGAAagaagactcagctcgagcccccctATGGCCTCTACCATGGCCTCGAATACCACGTCCGTGAGTTTCACGAGCGCTCATTGTATAATTTAAGTTTTatctacattaaaaattttatgcatagcagatgttttatgcataaattattaGAAGTTCAGAATTGTTTTCAAAGGTTTCAGTCTCTAACTACTCAGTACAGTTTCAGAAATTACTAACTacattatttttagaattttctatCTAATTACAGATATACTTACAGAATCGGCGCCAGAGACTAAGTGAACCACATACTTTCTCAATTATTCATACCATTTGAAAATAACCAACTCTTCCCTTTTTTCAAAACACCTTCTTGGAACCTAAAATTTCATAGCccaagttttgtaacctggctctgataccacaaaatgtaacacatCAAgtctggcctagacgttatggctgaatatgGTGATGTCACAATGAATGAGTTTTGAAAACGGAATTAACTTGATAAACCATTCAAGTTTAATACCACGAGTTCGTTCACAAATAAACtgataatgttatttaattaattaattctgtcAAAACACTTTTAAAAGCGAAAGTTTAATAAATTCACCATATTTTAGAAGCTCGATTTGTTATTTTGAAGAAAACTTATTTTTGCGTAAAAACTGTCAATTTCATAAAACAATTTACCAAGCATGCAAAAAATCAGCAAACTAGAATCAACAgtttaaaacccaaaacaaaagtCCAGAGTGTCCCAAAAATTACAACTCTCAAAAATGAttaccaaaaatataaataaccataattaaaaaattttaaaccatttataGTCGAGTGGTCACCTTTGAGTCTCTACCGCACCGATCTGTCTAAGTCTGAGGATTACTTGACAAAATAGACAACAGatgtgagtttacaaaaactcagtgtgtaactcaatagaattaagcatgcaaatattCAGAATTATATACACAGTCACATACAGATATAGATTCAGATTCAGACAACAGATTCAGTTTTAGATatgcagaatcctacccccatcctctacataccaactccgaccatcccatcacaccatgtgggtttataaacacccacccatccctacacaccacattgtGCCATTAAGACACATATCAGACAATATGCAGTCAAGTTGCCAGAATAAAAGCGATTAACGTCGAACAAaatacttcctcctcatataCAAATCTCACCCCATTAACAGATAAGAAATTCAGATactgatataacaaattaaacatgctcaacatgctttaTTCAAATAACGGATATACATACACTGGTATAGACAGGCATACATTTAGTACCCTACTCAGATCAGTCTATCAAAATATCATAGCATACAAATCAGGGTTAACCCTATAGTAAGCCCACAGTCGATCGGAGCGACCTGTGCGAccctaagaaaatttttaaaattatgggcccacatgcccatgtggttttcctgtgtggcccacacggcctggcctaaAATCCATACACTCgtgtgacatgcccatgtgggcccacacgtccaACTTAGCCTAGCCCTTGTTGCCCACACGGTCGTACTCAAGCCACCATACGGTCGTGTGCTACGCATGGCCATACCTTTGTCAACCAACGACCATGTTTCACACACGACCATCCACATGGGCGACCATACGCCGGTGTGGCGTCGATAGATTCATTTTTTGACTTTTGCTGAAAcctcattttttacattttgggtacacacctggtatcgttttGATGTAAAAACTATCCTGAACACTCCAGAACCTAAGAGTCAACATATCAACGCTCAAAATCAGTCTTAAAATGCGActaaatcaaaaaatcaaaactAACCATAGCTCAAATCAAGCACTTATCGCTTACCCCAACACTCCGAACGATTGACTACGATTCTGCGAGAGTAGAATCATGATCTTCCTAATTTGTTGCTGCCAAAACAACCGTATAACCCCAATCAACGTTGGAAAAAACACAAGTTACAGAATAGCAAAGCCCCACTTACCAGAATGTGCGATGAAAACTGAAATAACAAGAACGAAGGTGTGACAGCCAAAAAAGGAAACGAAATCGAAAGCGAAATAGGAAGAAGAAAACAGCAGAGaagcagaatgtcatttttttccTTCAGAGAAGGGGGAGAATTtttagcaaaaagaaaaagaaaccaatACTGATAACCTCAATATCCCATATTTTTCTCCCACTAACCCACTCTCTCAGACTTCCAATACAACCGAAACTCTATCAGTCAGCAGAGCAAAAATTAATACCCACGCTTGTGCAAGaattcaaacacaggacctctaAGACACCAAtacccttaccactcgaaccagcaggcttATTCTAATATAAATTAACAGACAATTTTATAAAAGCCCACCGAATAAGGGTAAGGCTTagattaaaataaccaaaattgccAAAGGTGAGACTTGGACCCCAGACCTCTCACACATAAccagaacacttagccactgaagtagatacacacttgtgttaaatactcacaaaaaaaaagaaagtcagGGCGTTAcatgagcgttcgatcgaatagaattgaatgaaaaaattttgagttaatcgagtttgcgaatcctattttatcatcttaactcgatttgaaatttccTCGAATCGACTCAAGTGAGATGAAATTCAAATCGAAcagaatcgaatatatttgttcgagttaaattaaaaaatgattttggtgtttcttatttttatgtaatttttaaaaaaaatcattttttttaaaaaatgactgTATAAAGAAAAATTGAAGTGAACAAATAAAGACAACTAATTGAAAAAGAATAAGAAGATTTTGATTTTGAGGGGTAAAATGGGGGAAATAAAAGATTTTTGGGAGATTTTGATTTTTGGGAGTAAAAGGGGGAgggaaagtaaaatttttagaGGTAagggagataaaagaatttgtggaGGATTTGATTTTTGGGGTAAAagggaaactaaaaaaaaattgaagagaagagTTGGTGGGCAGAAACGGGGACGGGGGATGGAGGTAGTTTAATATTcgatttattcaaattattagaGTTATTCACATTCAAAAACCCATCTCGATttgaacttgaaatttaaaaaaagattcaagtTCACTTCATTAACTCAATTagaataaattcaattttttttctatttttcgattcaaataaaattttgctCACCCAAAAAAATTGAGGAATTCAAAATAAGGATTATTGGTGCTGGTGGTTCTGAGTGCAAGCGATGTCAAGCGCTCGAAAAATTTAGCGATGATTAAGGAACAAGgctatatataataaataaattattatttgttaaactaaactttatttgataatatgttttgatataataaattgaagtgtttttgaataaaagttaaattttaacaaaactaacaaaatgatttttcacTTGAAGTCtgagagataaaattttaaatctttgtTTTGAACACTTAGAATATTTTTGACAAAGTTCAAAAATGAATTTAAACTCTTGAACTTGATTGAAATAGttttaaaacaattgaaaaaaataatccctacaaaaagtatcgatattttccaAAAGGTATCAATGTCAATATGATTTTTATCGATACCAAAACTACTGTTTGACTTGAATAAAAAAGTGAATAAAAACAATTAAGTATCaatacttttaaaattatatcgatatcaaaattttatatcaatactaattttgcattttgtttttatgatttttcaaaatttgacaaaaagtatcgatacccatAAAAATTATATCGATGCCTTTTATCAAGTATCGGTAAATCATCCTTGGTATTTTTAAAAACTAACGGTCACTGGATTAGGCATTAAATACTATTAGTATCAATACTCgtagaaaaagtatcgatactttttgttgcaggtgaatttaatgatttgatatttttatctCCAACGGCTCTATTTATTTTCTCAATAACCACAATGGTTGGAAAttaattagagggtataaataccaacTTCTAAAGGCCCTACAACAACAAGAGAAAATATTCAAacttaaagatcaatcaaaacaatCTTTGTGCCAAATATTTCCATGCTTTCTTTCTTACACTATTTGCTCAAGTGTTTTTCATTGTAATTGACCTTAATTTGCAAACACATCAATCTTGTAAgaattatttctttgtttgcttctttatatctctttgagagggtttgtGTCTTAAGGTTTAGGTAGAAAGCTTaagggagtttgtaaggttaaacattgttCTCAAAGGTCATCAGATTAGTGAATTTGAAAAAATCCTTAGTAGTGAAAAGCTAAGGTAATGGAGTAGACAATTGGGGTCGAACTATTCTAAATTCTTCTATTCATTTCTCTATCCTTTCTCTCTAgcattcataaaatttttaaaagtcaattCACCCGTCTTGACGATTTTAGTTTGATTTATTAAGCTAACATtagttataaaataaaactaaaaaaaaaagaggaaaatctTGAATTTGGTTTAAGTCttgtagttttttttaattattttatttataaaattataattttaataaataaatttcattgtaaaaaagaaaaaaataggtattaatttgtttataattttgtatgtattttttatcGAAACatgaactttttttaaaatttttaaagttttaaaagttttttattttgaatgttttagaaacaaaattaaattgataaaaattgtaaAGCTGGCGGCTGAATTTGTTGAACTTTTTAGAGTtaagatcaaattaataaaatctgTAAATATTGGAGGGATaactttattattataccaataaaaagtACTTTCGTTAGTTATTGAACATACGAGAGACCAAAATACTAAATTTCAATAACATTGttaactaaaatagaaaattttaaacttaaatgaccaaacataaacatactaataattaggtgactatttttatagtttacccaatTGCTTTCCACTATTGTGTGTCTTTCACCCTTCTGTTTTTTGTTGTAAGGGAGACAGACGCTTTCTTTGCACCAAAGCCCACCTTACCTTCTATCTTCAGGCCCAATGGTAAATTCTTTAATGAAatctaatattttgaaaaaaaattcaaattatgcCAATTTACAGTTCTAACAcgaatataacataaataaacgtGTCAAATCTATATTAAATTAATGGTTAAAATGTAGATATGAGTATTGAAATTTGtaattatactttattttattagcatttattattatattttataatataattaaattgatttacGTGATTTACTTTTAtcactaaaattttgaatttcactTAATTTAACCCCTAAGTTTATTTAATAGTTAATAAAAGGtagacttaaaaaaattaaaaattacccttttttataaataattgttgataccatattaatttattatttttaattactaaaatttcattaaaactttcttcaaattattttaaaataaaaaattaatagtaaaaaattttaactaaattttagtgATAAAAACCAATCAAACGAAAATAAAGTGGCAAAATTCtaggtaaaattaaaatatactgaTAAATTTCTCTTTAGTTTAAAAGTAGAATGATAAATAtcaatcaaaacaaaatattgttgcaattttatgtttttaagtagTTTGCACGTTAACCCTTAGATTAATTATAATcatcataaaatttatatgaatataatactTTAAATTTGATTACAGTACCTAAAATTACACGAAAACTACAATAGTGCATGGATTAAAAGCATGGCACCCTcccatttttttttatcttcgtTTATACTTTAATCTTGTAATAGTCAAACAAAAGGATCAAACATTTTAGAAAGGAGGGTCCAATGAAATTTGTGGAAAAGGCAAAACATCAAAGAACTTtaatatgtgtgtgtatatatatatatatcaattagaTTTCATCTCAATATCTACATCCTCATTAGAAACAATTCCAGAGTCATCCTCAGGAAGGAGGCCAAGTAGCGGCAAAGGCAACAATGAACTGAGATTGCATAGGATTATCAAGGAGGATAAGTTGTCAAATTTATCCTTGGTTACACCAAACACCTGGGTCAGTACTGCACCTAACAGTCCCCCCACCACACTGCCTCCGTTTGATATGGACATCAAAGTTGCAAACAGTGTTGCTTCCATCCCTTCCGGACATAGCTTGGCTGCAAGTACAAGAACCGGCATGAAAGAAACCTGCAACGTTATCAAGTGCAGGCAACATCAGCAGCGAACTtggaatgaaataaaagaaacagTTCAGTTTTAAACTATGTTAGTGAAATTGAGATGAATGCCAGACATAGGTACATATCTAAGAATGTTACGtttaatctgaaaaaaaaaaaaaagttttctaTTGATTGGAGGATCACATCCTCGTAATTATAGTaaagaaaatgaatgttttataGTGTAGATCATACGTACATGTTGAGATATCATAACTATTGTCCATTACAAAAGGGCCTCTGGGAAATTGAAGAATATTATAGACTTTGTAAAAAAGATTCAGATAATTACATCATGCACATGCTGTAACTCATTAATTTATGCTGCTGAAGCTAAAGAAATTTCTTTTAcgttaaaacattaattttattaaaaaaaggaacACTTAAGAGGAACCTTATAACATGCAGTAACTCAAAAACCCATCCATTGCACCTATTAATCTTGAAAACTCCTGCCCGTCCAACAACAGGCGTCTAATAAATCAAAAACATCAGAACAAATAAACTTAAATTACCTGACCAAGGACAGTTAGAATCAATGAATCCCCAATCGCAAACCACTCATCACTTATTCCTAACTGCCGGTTCAATCCAGTTACCAGCAACACCTATGCAAGgatgaaaattatatattaaaaatgatgaTAAGCACTGTGAAATCGAGTGAGAGAAGAGAGGAAGAGAGAAGGGAGCTGCTCTGCTGCTGTTACAGCTTGCTgtttacaaaagaaaataaaaaaggttaattCTGAAAAGTATTTCTTGCATATGTACGTTACCTTACATAACCTATTTATACTAGTAATTAGATATACAGAGATGTTATAATCCTAACTTTATGCTAGTCTAGTCAATCCCTAGAATCATAACAGAATAAATCCTCAAGATTACTATCACATCAAGCACAATAAGCAAACCAGGTTAAATATATGAAAGCATAAGTAAATAAAGACACAAACCTGAGTCATTCCAAAGGCTGTACCGATAATTGTTGTGGCAAGAAAAATCTTCCGCAATGGAACTCTTTTTAAAAATCCATTATACAATCCAACTCCGACCAATGATGCAACCGAAGTGACAAGTTTTACACGTCCTAGAAATTCTGGGGTGAAACCAAGTTTATTTGTGCTGAAATGAAAACAGCCTTCTGTTGCAGATATGAAGATTAAGAAAAATAAGATGCTGACAaagaaatttaaacaaaacagaACTTACGTGAAGTAAAAAACGGCAGAGTCTGACTGCGGTGTTGCTTGCCACAAGAAAATAAAAACGGTGGGAAGAAACACATTGGGTTCTCTTACAGCATTCCACAACTGAATAatattctctcttgagctttcaaGAAAGCTAGGGTTGGCTAAAAGAACATTTTGCCCTCTTGTTGGGCCAGGCACATGCTGTTCTTTTACAAGAACAGCAACAGCAGATGTTATCATCGGTAGCAATGCAGTGATACCAAAAACAAACCTGAGGCATTAAATTGGTGACGAAATGGTTAAGCAGAATTTCTCTAATCCTTCAAACCATATCCACAAACAAAGCACGTCAAGTACCTTACACCATAAGCATCCACTAGCGAACCACTAAAATAGGAGCTCACAATACCACCAAAAGCAGAGGATCCCCAGCATAGAGACTGAAGAGATCCAGATATGGCTTGTGACTCCCCACGAGCCCTCTCCACAACCATGGAATCTACAACCTGCACCACGCAACATTTTCTAACATAATCCAAGAAACATGACTAGAACAATAATAGGATAACACCTGAACAAGAAACTTTTAAGCCTGACATTTAGAATACTTCTTAGTAATGCACGTGTGCACTTGCTCAATCAATCATGTGTAAGTTGCTGATAGAGAAAGAAAAAGGTGCTAAAAGTAGTGTCTGCTAAAGTAAGGCATACACTAAGAATACAATTCACAAGTAATACAAAAGCTGCTAAAGCTTTCTAGTACTTGGTTTAATTTCTTCGGCTTGGTAACGAATGTGCTCGATCAAGATTATAAGGATCTTTTATGCTTCACCTATGAGCCATGCATCCAAAGAGGATGTCTAAAGTTCTCAGCTCCTTATGGCTTACAATATTAACttgctattttattttcttatattacTTGACACCAATTCATGATC includes these proteins:
- the LOC107897694 gene encoding folate-biopterin transporter 1, chloroplastic isoform X1 encodes the protein MALHSLSSILTFQNPIFSSLSSPLSPYHRQIHHLRPMVPLAISRRFRPRRKHTQKRSGTSMFLPLSSRGNESLLDSRNSSGNGDSIAMEQESSTSMSSIASSRKKDRYTGNARRFRIFGVDFSPDSVAVAIVYFVQGALGLSRLAVSFYLKDDLHLDPAETALISGFSSLPWLVKPVYGFISDSFPLFGYRRRSYLVLSGLLGSLSWSLMATFVDSKYGAVVCILIGSLSVAFSDVVVDSMVVERARGESQAISGSLQSLCWGSSAFGGIVSSYFSGSLVDAYGVRFVFGITALLPMITSAVAVLVKEQHVPGPTRGQNVLLANPSFLESSRENIIQLWNAVREPNVFLPTVFIFLWQATPQSDSAVFYFTTNKLGFTPEFLGRVKLVTSVASLVGVGLYNGFLKRVPLRKIFLATTIIGTAFGMTQVLLVTGLNRQLGISDEWFAIGDSLILTVLGQVSFMPVLVLAAKLCPEGMEATLFATLMSISNGGSVVGGLLGAVLTQVFGVTKDKFDNLSSLIILCNLSSLLPLPLLGLLPEDDSGIVSNEDVDIEMKSN
- the LOC107897694 gene encoding folate-biopterin transporter 1, chloroplastic isoform X2, with protein sequence MALHSLSSILTFQNPIFSSLSSPLSPYHRQIHHLRPMVPLAISRRFRPRRKHTQKRSGTSMFLPLSSRGNESLLDSRNNSIAMEQESSTSMSSIASSRKKDRYTGNARRFRIFGVDFSPDSVAVAIVYFVQGALGLSRLAVSFYLKDDLHLDPAETALISGFSSLPWLVKPVYGFISDSFPLFGYRRRSYLVLSGLLGSLSWSLMATFVDSKYGAVVCILIGSLSVAFSDVVVDSMVVERARGESQAISGSLQSLCWGSSAFGGIVSSYFSGSLVDAYGVRFVFGITALLPMITSAVAVLVKEQHVPGPTRGQNVLLANPSFLESSRENIIQLWNAVREPNVFLPTVFIFLWQATPQSDSAVFYFTTNKLGFTPEFLGRVKLVTSVASLVGVGLYNGFLKRVPLRKIFLATTIIGTAFGMTQVLLVTGLNRQLGISDEWFAIGDSLILTVLGQVSFMPVLVLAAKLCPEGMEATLFATLMSISNGGSVVGGLLGAVLTQVFGVTKDKFDNLSSLIILCNLSSLLPLPLLGLLPEDDSGIVSNEDVDIEMKSN